One Cryobacterium psychrophilum DNA segment encodes these proteins:
- a CDS encoding PadR family transcriptional regulator → MSVRQSLLAILDQGPCYGYQLRAEFDRRTGSTWPLNVGQIYSTLDRLERDGLVQKADIDADGQNYYEITDAGRDEVATWLGSPVAPSAAVRNELAIKLAIAVTLPGVDIAHVIQVQRSASLRTLQELTRTKNSTDNPESAEELAWLLVVDSLIFAAEAEVRWLDHSEARLARAVAAGFATPLPLNTEIPKRGRPAKSPAVSS, encoded by the coding sequence GTGTCCGTTCGCCAGTCTCTTCTCGCCATTCTTGATCAGGGCCCGTGTTACGGCTATCAGCTCCGGGCCGAGTTCGATCGGCGCACCGGCTCGACGTGGCCGCTGAACGTCGGCCAGATCTATAGCACCCTCGACCGCCTCGAACGCGACGGCCTCGTGCAGAAGGCCGACATCGACGCGGACGGCCAGAACTACTACGAGATCACCGATGCCGGACGCGACGAGGTCGCCACCTGGCTCGGCTCCCCCGTTGCGCCCTCGGCCGCCGTCCGCAACGAACTCGCGATCAAGCTGGCCATCGCGGTCACCCTGCCGGGCGTCGACATTGCTCATGTCATTCAGGTCCAGCGCTCCGCCAGCCTGCGCACCCTCCAGGAGCTGACGCGGACCAAGAACTCGACCGACAATCCCGAGTCCGCGGAGGAACTCGCCTGGCTGCTCGTGGTCGACTCGCTGATCTTCGCCGCCGAAGCCGAGGTGCGCTGGCTGGACCACTCCGAAGCCCGACTCGCCCGCGCAGTCGCCGCCGGATTTGCCACCCCGCTGCCCCTCAACACCGAAATCCCGAAGCGTGGCCGCCCGGCCAAGAGCCCGGCGGTCAGCTCATGA
- a CDS encoding type II toxin-antitoxin system Phd/YefM family antitoxin yields MSTTVPVSVSDARDQLASIIDRARTEHEPVFLSRRGRRVAAVIDVDDLERLIELAEDMADIRAAEESREEMRRTTSEPTPWEQVKADLGLV; encoded by the coding sequence ATGTCGACCACAGTCCCTGTCAGCGTCTCTGATGCACGCGACCAGCTCGCATCGATCATCGACCGCGCTCGCACCGAGCACGAGCCGGTCTTCTTGTCTCGCCGCGGACGGCGAGTCGCGGCTGTTATCGACGTCGACGATTTGGAGCGTCTCATCGAATTGGCCGAAGACATGGCCGATATTCGTGCCGCCGAGGAATCACGTGAAGAGATGCGTCGCACGACAAGCGAACCGACTCCTTGGGAACAGGTGAAGGCGGACCTCGGCCTCGTATGA
- a CDS encoding PIN domain-containing protein, translated as MHHVFVDSNVLGSRTLYDWLFLLRSQSKMFSLSATPDVLDETHRVWRRKHPSAGGELRRNREKVFRENFDEILEDWTGGEAPNLRDKDDQHVHNAAVYSHADILLTMNIKDFGDPDLLPYDLYTPDEFFCLVESSHLFVVREVTRTQNTYWQSRRAKGDPVTSLAEALEKAGCPKFAAIVAEHLRVLSGPI; from the coding sequence GTGCACCACGTATTCGTCGACTCCAACGTACTGGGAAGCCGCACCCTCTACGACTGGCTATTCCTGCTGCGCAGCCAATCCAAGATGTTCAGTCTGAGCGCGACTCCGGACGTGCTTGACGAAACGCATCGCGTGTGGCGACGGAAGCATCCTTCGGCGGGCGGAGAGCTGCGCAGAAACCGCGAAAAAGTCTTTCGTGAGAACTTCGACGAAATCCTCGAGGACTGGACCGGTGGCGAGGCCCCAAACCTGAGGGACAAAGACGATCAGCACGTTCACAATGCGGCCGTTTACAGCCACGCAGACATTCTGCTCACAATGAACATCAAGGACTTTGGCGACCCGGACCTGCTGCCGTATGACCTATATACGCCCGACGAGTTCTTCTGCCTGGTAGAGAGCAGCCACTTGTTTGTTGTCCGCGAAGTCACTCGGACGCAGAACACCTATTGGCAGAGCCGACGCGCCAAAGGCGACCCGGTGACGAGCCTGGCCGAAGCGCTCGAAAAAGCTGGTTGTCCAAAATTCGCGGCAATCGTTGCTGAACACCTTCGGGTGCTGTCGGGGCCGATCTAG
- the lhgO gene encoding L-2-hydroxyglutarate oxidase produces MTEHVGVVGGGIVGIAIARSLAQRGIRVTVVEKEHRVAMHQTGHNSGVVHAGLYYAPGSLKAILCSTGREMTKEFCQGKGLPFREVGKMVVAITDEEIPRLDAIQARSVANGVPGLRRLNRSEMSDIEPHVGGVAAVHSPHTAVVDYASITEAMAEDVRMAGGTILLGHEVLEIKQQLGRIEVITTAAELSFDRLIVCAGLQSDVVARMVGASPSPRILPFRGEYWGLSNDKQHLVNGMIYPVPDPRFPFLGVHFTRGVYDDVHVGPNAVPALAREGYNWSKISLRDTWESMAWPGARALAQQHWRMGAKEIAASLFKPLYFREAARFVPELQMKDLTSKTAAGVRAQAWGKDGVLLDDFAVDQIGPVTLLRNAPSPAATSALAIAEFVLTNHVFND; encoded by the coding sequence ATGACAGAGCATGTTGGCGTTGTCGGCGGAGGGATTGTGGGAATCGCAATTGCCCGTTCTCTTGCACAACGTGGCATTCGAGTCACCGTTGTGGAGAAGGAGCATCGGGTAGCCATGCACCAAACCGGGCACAATTCTGGAGTGGTGCACGCCGGCCTTTACTACGCACCAGGTTCTCTGAAAGCCATTCTCTGCTCAACCGGGCGCGAGATGACGAAGGAATTCTGTCAGGGCAAGGGACTGCCATTTCGCGAGGTGGGGAAAATGGTGGTCGCGATCACCGACGAAGAGATTCCTCGGCTCGATGCGATCCAGGCTCGTTCGGTGGCGAACGGCGTGCCGGGACTGCGGCGGTTGAACCGATCTGAGATGAGTGACATCGAACCGCATGTTGGCGGTGTCGCAGCTGTGCACTCTCCCCATACGGCTGTCGTGGACTATGCATCGATAACCGAAGCGATGGCGGAAGACGTCAGAATGGCCGGTGGAACCATTTTGCTTGGGCACGAAGTCCTTGAGATCAAACAACAGCTGGGGCGGATCGAAGTAATCACGACGGCCGCAGAATTATCGTTTGATCGATTAATCGTGTGCGCTGGGCTCCAATCCGACGTGGTCGCTCGTATGGTTGGTGCGTCACCGAGCCCACGGATTCTGCCGTTCAGAGGAGAGTACTGGGGTCTTTCGAACGATAAGCAGCATCTCGTAAACGGAATGATTTACCCAGTTCCGGATCCTCGATTTCCGTTTCTCGGAGTTCACTTCACTCGCGGAGTGTACGACGACGTACACGTTGGACCGAATGCTGTTCCCGCGCTGGCACGTGAAGGCTACAACTGGAGCAAGATCTCTCTTCGCGATACGTGGGAATCCATGGCGTGGCCCGGTGCGCGTGCCTTGGCTCAGCAACATTGGCGGATGGGAGCAAAGGAAATTGCGGCTTCGCTCTTCAAGCCGCTGTATTTCCGTGAAGCTGCTCGGTTCGTACCCGAACTGCAAATGAAGGATCTCACCTCCAAAACCGCAGCTGGTGTTCGCGCGCAAGCATGGGGCAAGGATGGAGTTCTTCTCGATGATTTCGCCGTTGATCAGATTGGACCGGTGACTCTTCTCAGGAACGCGCCATCCCCGGCAGCCACGTCGGCGCTGGCGATAGCGGAATTTGTACTTACAAACCACGTGTTCAACGACTGA
- a CDS encoding helix-turn-helix domain-containing protein, translated as MAPNVLVNGSLLVDETVRRSAELFIAQAHDRNITTASLTLDDGTTVQLDRTLAELMQFVIRTLPSGAVNVQSVPSEMTSTTAASVLGISRPTLMKLVQDGLLPSHKVGAHHRFKHADVAILAEARRAARLDAFTKLRELDDSLEGAE; from the coding sequence ATGGCGCCCAATGTGCTTGTAAACGGATCCCTTCTCGTGGATGAAACAGTCCGCCGCTCTGCCGAACTCTTCATCGCGCAAGCTCATGATCGCAACATCACCACGGCCTCGTTGACCCTGGATGACGGCACGACTGTTCAGTTGGACCGCACCTTGGCCGAACTTATGCAGTTCGTCATTCGAACGTTGCCTTCGGGCGCAGTGAACGTGCAGTCGGTTCCTTCTGAGATGACGTCAACGACCGCGGCAAGCGTTCTTGGGATATCCCGACCTACGCTCATGAAGTTGGTGCAGGACGGCCTGCTCCCCTCGCACAAAGTGGGAGCACATCATCGCTTCAAGCACGCGGACGTCGCCATCCTCGCGGAGGCTCGCCGTGCTGCTCGATTGGATGCCTTCACCAAGCTTCGTGAACTCGATGACAGCCTCGAGGGGGCAGAGTAG
- a CDS encoding type II toxin-antitoxin system RelE family toxin, producing the protein MTYSVKIAPAAERQLRKFDPQVRRRVQAAIDLLADDPRPPKAIQLVGGSGEWRVRTGDYRIIYEIHDDQLIVLILRLGHRREIYESR; encoded by the coding sequence ATGACCTACTCGGTGAAGATCGCGCCAGCCGCTGAACGGCAACTGCGCAAGTTCGATCCGCAGGTCCGACGTCGAGTTCAAGCAGCGATCGACCTCTTAGCAGACGATCCGCGGCCACCCAAGGCGATCCAACTCGTCGGGGGCTCGGGGGAATGGCGCGTCAGAACGGGTGATTACCGCATCATTTACGAGATTCACGACGACCAGTTAATCGTGCTCATCCTCCGACTCGGACATCGTCGCGAGATATACGAATCCCGATAG
- a CDS encoding low temperature requirement protein A yields the protein MTSPTKTSQAAFGIRQNLLRPADSERTHRVAYIELFFDLIFILALTQLSRFLYDNQSLAGALESAVLVLAFWWVWIYTTWVTNWLDPVRLPVRSVIIGLSLIGLVMSTSIYESFGDRALVFALAYVTLQLGRTGFMVLALARHDRALHRTFVRMLVWLSVAGVFWVLGALLPFEFRLPLWGVALAIEYLSASLGFRVPGMGRSTTDDWEVSGPHIAERSALFVIIALGESFLVTGFAFVEQSITVDGALGLLLAFASGVAMWWLYFDHGERVGSRAIASSPAPGRIARLAYTYVHAIIIAGIVLSSVADKEVLKHPDAAVSLATAVTLVGGPVLYLVGLVLFRWVVARDLLISHLAGVAALLVLFGLAFPLSPLVLAAMTTAVLACVVGWETILRVRTGTDEPVAG from the coding sequence GTGACCTCACCGACCAAGACGTCCCAGGCGGCCTTCGGCATCCGACAGAACCTGCTCCGGCCCGCTGATTCGGAGCGCACCCACCGCGTCGCCTACATCGAGCTGTTCTTCGACCTGATCTTCATCCTCGCGCTCACCCAGCTCTCCCGGTTCCTCTATGACAACCAGTCGCTGGCCGGCGCGCTCGAATCCGCCGTGCTCGTGCTCGCTTTCTGGTGGGTCTGGATCTACACGACCTGGGTGACCAACTGGCTCGACCCCGTGCGCTTGCCAGTGCGGAGCGTCATTATCGGGCTCTCGCTCATCGGCCTCGTGATGAGCACCTCCATCTACGAGTCGTTCGGCGACCGAGCATTGGTCTTCGCGCTCGCCTACGTGACCCTGCAGCTCGGACGCACCGGGTTCATGGTGCTCGCGCTCGCCCGGCACGATCGGGCGCTGCACCGCACGTTCGTACGGATGCTCGTCTGGCTCTCTGTCGCCGGCGTCTTCTGGGTCCTCGGCGCCCTGCTTCCATTCGAGTTCCGGCTTCCGCTCTGGGGCGTTGCCCTCGCGATCGAATACCTCTCCGCGAGCCTCGGCTTCCGCGTACCGGGAATGGGCAGGTCCACGACCGACGACTGGGAGGTCTCCGGCCCCCACATCGCCGAACGCAGTGCCCTGTTCGTGATCATCGCGCTCGGGGAATCGTTCCTCGTGACCGGGTTCGCGTTCGTCGAACAGTCCATCACGGTGGACGGCGCGCTCGGCCTGCTTCTCGCGTTCGCCAGCGGCGTGGCGATGTGGTGGCTCTACTTCGACCACGGCGAGCGAGTGGGGAGCCGGGCCATCGCGTCTTCCCCGGCCCCCGGCCGAATCGCTCGCCTCGCATACACCTATGTGCACGCGATCATCATCGCGGGGATCGTGCTGAGCTCCGTCGCCGACAAGGAAGTGTTGAAGCATCCGGATGCCGCCGTGAGCCTGGCCACGGCCGTCACGCTCGTCGGCGGGCCGGTTCTCTATCTCGTGGGGCTCGTTCTGTTCCGCTGGGTCGTCGCTCGGGATCTGCTCATCTCGCATCTGGCCGGCGTCGCAGCGCTTCTGGTGCTGTTCGGCCTTGCATTCCCTCTGTCGCCGCTCGTGCTCGCGGCGATGACCACGGCGGTGCTCGCGTGCGTCGTCGGTTGGGAAACGATCCTGCGGGTGCGCACGGGAACCGACGAGCCGGTCGCCGGCTGA
- a CDS encoding FtsX-like permease family protein codes for MASAPDPTLTQDPQDETGWQVDRDDAGASLNHSHTASPVAPESFLPAGTRLLTIRQTSVVAETAHGIGYFEVLQGQPWDESFAGKWDVTAGDTPNADSEIMVTAATLKRFGVALGDSIRVIEPIASTYRIVGTIQSAALDNSGEQLFARPGAFDDVLPANDLAGTEYYLPDTRLDWEDVQQLNPHGATVLSRSVILDPPPPGSTAVSSSPGDRSAAVILYLGLFGGFALFEVALLAGAAFTVGARQQQRALAILASVGGDRRMLFRVISFGGIILGVIGATVGAVLGVGVAWAYMGISANGNAARYPGFHVEPLILLFIIAFATAASWVAAAIPARAAARVDVVGALRGSRRPPTLTRRRPIFGIVLVVGGALIALAGGFIEAAAYLPPYQPTLAAAGLWLIVGGPVIMQIGAVLIAPLILRWAARAFSRFGAGARLGTRDVARNPGRSVPALATIMSTVFVAAFAMSLIASGQEASNRTYNYSTSLHAASVNLYTYDDAGQQILQTTGGKVVVALNNSFTTADARLLSSAPDPLMPHSQAAEADTTTTFVYPRANPATACPSDAHPEATAGSEPQNDPRCLTPDMPNTNYSGVADHVWVGSFDDLAAILGEPLSDRSRATLASGGIVSPCSQYVVDNQVTLDWKNTIDAAESPARTVTLPANVQKPRHPIDFGVFMLPSTADTLGVDYRPSLVLAPLPAHRRGRASPASLRPALVAARPHRDCAARTHRTRQLAHREGNSGAIHEPKCHRLTNRPKADVVAYLRRAKLSPRTRRGSSQNVPAEGSPIGIRISRDDVRVGG; via the coding sequence GTGGCCTCTGCCCCCGACCCGACTCTCACGCAGGACCCCCAGGACGAGACAGGCTGGCAGGTCGACCGCGATGACGCGGGTGCGAGCCTGAACCACTCACATACGGCCTCACCGGTGGCACCGGAGTCATTCCTGCCGGCTGGGACGCGGCTCCTGACCATCCGCCAGACCTCAGTGGTCGCGGAAACCGCGCACGGCATCGGCTATTTTGAGGTCCTGCAGGGCCAACCGTGGGACGAGTCGTTTGCCGGAAAATGGGATGTGACAGCGGGAGATACCCCGAACGCGGACAGCGAAATCATGGTGACGGCGGCGACGCTCAAGCGATTCGGCGTCGCCCTGGGCGACAGCATCCGCGTCATCGAACCGATCGCGAGTACCTACCGGATCGTCGGCACCATCCAAAGTGCGGCCCTCGACAACAGTGGCGAACAGCTTTTCGCCCGGCCCGGTGCGTTCGACGACGTGCTGCCTGCAAATGACCTGGCCGGCACGGAGTACTACCTACCCGACACGCGGCTCGACTGGGAGGACGTGCAACAACTCAACCCCCACGGCGCCACGGTCCTGTCTCGCTCGGTGATCCTCGATCCGCCCCCGCCCGGAAGCACCGCGGTGTCGAGCAGCCCCGGCGACCGAAGTGCCGCCGTCATCCTTTACCTGGGTCTGTTCGGAGGCTTTGCCCTGTTCGAGGTGGCGCTCCTGGCCGGTGCCGCCTTCACCGTCGGCGCGCGGCAACAGCAGCGCGCCCTCGCAATCCTTGCCAGCGTCGGCGGTGACCGGCGGATGCTGTTCCGAGTGATTTCCTTTGGCGGGATCATCCTCGGCGTGATCGGCGCTACGGTCGGCGCCGTCCTGGGGGTCGGTGTGGCATGGGCCTATATGGGAATTTCCGCCAACGGCAACGCCGCCCGCTACCCCGGTTTCCACGTCGAACCGCTCATCCTCCTCTTCATCATCGCGTTTGCCACCGCGGCCAGTTGGGTCGCTGCAGCCATTCCCGCGCGTGCTGCGGCCCGGGTGGATGTTGTCGGTGCGCTGCGTGGTTCCCGCCGGCCCCCGACACTCACGCGGAGACGACCCATCTTCGGCATCGTTCTCGTCGTTGGTGGGGCCCTGATCGCGCTGGCCGGCGGTTTCATCGAAGCCGCCGCCTACCTGCCCCCTTACCAGCCCACTCTCGCGGCGGCGGGCCTCTGGCTGATCGTAGGCGGCCCGGTCATCATGCAAATCGGTGCCGTTCTGATCGCGCCCCTGATCCTGCGGTGGGCCGCTCGTGCCTTCTCCCGGTTCGGCGCCGGGGCCCGCCTCGGCACGAGAGACGTTGCCCGCAATCCCGGCAGGTCAGTGCCCGCCCTCGCCACAATCATGAGCACAGTCTTCGTCGCCGCATTCGCGATGAGCCTGATCGCCTCCGGGCAGGAGGCAAGCAACAGGACCTACAACTACTCGACGTCCCTGCACGCGGCGTCGGTCAACCTGTATACATATGACGACGCAGGACAGCAGATCCTTCAGACCACCGGCGGCAAGGTCGTTGTCGCCCTGAACAACTCCTTCACGACCGCAGATGCGCGCCTCCTGTCGAGTGCACCCGACCCCCTCATGCCGCACTCCCAAGCCGCAGAAGCGGACACCACCACGACATTCGTGTACCCGCGTGCCAACCCAGCCACGGCCTGCCCCAGCGATGCCCACCCGGAAGCAACAGCTGGCAGCGAGCCTCAGAATGACCCGCGCTGTCTGACCCCGGACATGCCCAACACGAACTACTCGGGGGTCGCCGACCACGTCTGGGTTGGGTCATTCGATGACCTCGCCGCGATCCTGGGCGAACCGCTCTCAGACCGGTCCCGGGCGACCCTGGCCTCCGGCGGCATCGTTAGTCCTTGCTCCCAATACGTCGTGGACAACCAGGTGACGCTCGACTGGAAGAACACGATCGACGCTGCAGAGAGCCCGGCACGAACCGTGACGCTTCCAGCGAACGTTCAGAAGCCACGGCATCCGATCGACTTCGGCGTGTTCATGCTCCCCTCCACCGCTGACACCCTGGGGGTCGATTACCGGCCCAGCCTCGTCCTCGCGCCGCTTCCTGCCCATCGACGAGGGCGGGCATCCCCTGCAAGTCTTCGCCCCGCCCTGGTTGCAGCTCGCCCTCACCGCGATTGTGCTGCCAGGACTCATCGCACTCGGCAGCTGGCTCACCGCGAGGGGAACTCGGGTGCGATTCACGAGCCGAAGTGCCATCGACTGACCAACCGCCCGAAGGCAGACGTCGTCGCCTATCTAAGGCGTGCAAAATTGTCGCCGAGAACCAGACGGGGATCAAGTCAAAATGTGCCCGCAGAGGGTTCACCTATCGGGATTCGTATATCTCGCGACGATGTCCGAGTCGGAGGATGA
- a CDS encoding pentapeptide repeat-containing protein, which yields MRLVERHQGHARGAAPFRVTLVLFFALALSGCAASGSGSSVEIGAVPSQSLSELELIKLKAEIQGIQETTDRNAGWQNDLLAWAPFVTVLVAAGGLFLTLRTQRSDRRTEQRRRHDEELARAVSNLGSGTREMRVNAAAALRAFLGPDSPDLHVDLLQVIIANLKIESDPVIAGVLVNDLEAALRAIVDRKVKLVKLDLSRALLLTRLSVRKLELRGVPVDIAFAGLKQSDFDGFIAPRGVRGYGANLTRASFIKANLHEARFNGVNAVGADFRKARLVAATFKGANLQEAHFAGAKLQSAHFERSTLLRADFAGSDVADAWFCDSKRGQAAMMDDGALRSLSKAKNLDKAHLTRHQKIGASAHRGDAPAMPMYAALLVRHNQLALAKYWYDFAISANVPVESTALRKLSARLAEAGDSSAAHWSELADKYARGSRTTSAEPIGEAKDE from the coding sequence ATGAGACTCGTGGAGCGTCACCAGGGGCACGCGCGGGGCGCGGCGCCGTTTCGCGTCACCCTCGTGTTGTTTTTTGCTCTCGCGCTGTCAGGCTGCGCGGCGTCCGGATCCGGAAGTTCGGTCGAGATCGGTGCGGTCCCCTCGCAGAGTTTGAGCGAACTGGAGTTGATCAAGCTCAAGGCAGAGATTCAGGGCATCCAGGAGACGACCGACCGTAACGCCGGATGGCAGAACGATCTGCTGGCCTGGGCTCCCTTTGTGACGGTGCTGGTCGCCGCCGGTGGACTCTTCCTTACGTTGCGCACGCAGCGCAGCGACCGGCGCACGGAGCAGCGTCGGCGGCACGACGAGGAATTGGCCCGAGCGGTGAGTAATCTCGGATCGGGAACACGAGAGATGCGGGTCAATGCTGCCGCGGCACTCCGTGCGTTCCTGGGGCCTGACAGCCCCGATCTGCACGTCGACCTACTCCAAGTGATCATCGCGAACCTGAAGATCGAGTCCGACCCGGTCATCGCGGGTGTGCTCGTGAACGACCTCGAAGCAGCCCTGAGAGCAATAGTCGATCGCAAAGTGAAGCTCGTGAAACTGGACCTGTCGCGGGCTCTATTGCTGACCCGACTGAGCGTCCGCAAGCTTGAGCTTCGGGGGGTTCCCGTCGATATTGCCTTCGCCGGACTCAAACAGTCAGATTTCGACGGGTTTATTGCTCCACGGGGAGTTCGCGGGTACGGGGCCAACCTCACACGAGCCAGCTTTATCAAAGCGAACCTTCACGAAGCACGGTTCAACGGAGTAAATGCCGTCGGAGCCGACTTTCGCAAGGCGCGTCTCGTGGCAGCAACATTCAAGGGAGCGAACCTGCAGGAGGCGCATTTCGCTGGCGCCAAACTGCAATCGGCGCACTTTGAGCGCTCCACCCTCCTGCGAGCAGACTTCGCGGGATCTGACGTTGCCGATGCCTGGTTCTGCGATTCGAAGCGTGGGCAGGCCGCAATGATGGACGATGGGGCGCTCCGTTCCCTTTCCAAGGCAAAGAACCTGGACAAGGCTCATCTAACGCGCCACCAGAAGATTGGAGCTTCTGCACACAGGGGGGATGCTCCGGCGATGCCGATGTACGCGGCACTGCTGGTCAGACATAACCAGCTCGCGTTGGCGAAGTACTGGTACGACTTTGCGATCAGCGCCAACGTCCCGGTTGAGAGCACCGCGCTCAGAAAACTCAGCGCCAGGCTCGCAGAGGCCGGCGACTCATCGGCTGCGCATTGGTCTGAATTGGCCGACAAGTACGCGCGGGGGAGCCGCACCACGAGCGCTGAGCCGATCGGCGAAGCTAAAGACGAATAG
- a CDS encoding class I adenylate-forming enzyme family protein, which translates to MPITRTVLERAEHHPDQPAIVGEDGQLTYSQLVENSRRMFAVVDALHRAQPSPPTPAPETRGIPITAVSIASAFHTSRIIAGLAGFSGVSATIDPQWPLEHRIRVILTTGIGVVISDSADLAEALTARGWTGTIITLTDFMHKETYAAPAAGPTVRVDEEPFLLLFSSGTTSNPKAFLKTRRQYRENFAVSSAHLEPGPGAATLAPGPVSYSLTLYALIESLASGGSAHLADAFDPVELGHRVHDEKISRVVAVPAVVQALVDAARRGPDRFTTLELVVTGGANLPAILRTGLAEALPHVRLISYYGAAEIGFIGDSRGGDGTRISIYESIEASIRDDHGAEVSDGEPGTLWIRAAACSDGYLPGTTDATLKGPDGWATVHDHGRLVDGALVLAGRAGDVAVTGGHKVTLPDVERAFEGMPHLGAVCAVALPHERLGTVIALIIEGEAPGKSELLARAREKLAPQFVPRRWYRLARMPRTVGGKIRRTATAELVARGEAVRL; encoded by the coding sequence GTGCCGATCACGCGGACCGTGCTGGAGCGGGCCGAACACCATCCCGACCAGCCTGCGATCGTCGGGGAAGACGGCCAGCTGACGTACTCGCAGCTCGTCGAAAATTCTCGGCGCATGTTCGCCGTCGTGGATGCCCTGCACCGGGCGCAGCCCTCGCCGCCCACGCCGGCTCCGGAAACTCGCGGCATCCCGATCACAGCCGTGAGCATCGCATCAGCGTTCCACACATCGCGCATCATCGCGGGGCTTGCGGGGTTCAGCGGCGTGTCGGCGACCATCGACCCGCAGTGGCCGCTCGAGCACCGGATCAGGGTCATCCTCACCACGGGAATCGGTGTGGTGATCAGTGACTCAGCAGACCTCGCCGAGGCCCTCACCGCGCGCGGGTGGACGGGCACAATCATCACTCTCACCGATTTCATGCACAAAGAGACATATGCCGCGCCGGCAGCCGGCCCGACGGTGCGGGTCGACGAGGAACCGTTCCTGCTGCTGTTCTCGTCGGGCACCACGAGCAACCCCAAGGCGTTCCTGAAGACGCGGCGCCAGTACCGCGAGAACTTCGCGGTCTCCAGCGCGCACCTGGAGCCTGGGCCTGGCGCCGCCACGCTCGCGCCCGGACCGGTGTCGTACAGTCTCACCCTCTACGCGCTCATCGAAAGCCTCGCCTCCGGCGGCAGCGCCCACCTGGCGGACGCGTTCGATCCGGTGGAGCTCGGCCACCGCGTCCACGACGAGAAGATCTCCCGCGTCGTGGCCGTACCCGCCGTCGTTCAGGCGCTGGTGGATGCCGCCCGCCGCGGCCCGGACCGCTTCACGACGCTCGAACTGGTCGTCACCGGCGGCGCCAACCTGCCCGCAATCCTCCGCACGGGTCTCGCCGAGGCGCTACCGCACGTGCGACTGATCAGCTATTACGGGGCCGCTGAGATCGGGTTCATCGGCGACAGCCGCGGCGGCGATGGCACCCGCATCAGCATCTACGAGAGCATCGAAGCGAGCATCCGAGATGACCATGGCGCCGAGGTAAGCGACGGCGAGCCGGGCACGTTGTGGATCCGCGCCGCCGCATGCTCCGACGGGTACCTCCCCGGAACGACGGATGCGACGCTGAAGGGCCCAGACGGCTGGGCGACCGTGCACGACCACGGCCGACTGGTCGACGGCGCGCTGGTGCTGGCGGGCCGGGCCGGGGACGTCGCCGTCACGGGCGGGCACAAGGTGACGTTGCCGGATGTGGAGCGCGCCTTCGAGGGGATGCCGCACCTCGGCGCGGTCTGCGCCGTAGCACTCCCCCACGAGCGGCTCGGCACCGTCATCGCTCTCATCATCGAGGGTGAGGCGCCGGGCAAGAGCGAACTGCTGGCCCGCGCACGGGAGAAGCTGGCCCCGCAATTCGTGCCGCGCCGGTGGTACCGCCTCGCGCGGATGCCGCGTACCGTCGGCGGCAAAATCCGCCGCACGGCGACCGCCGAACTTGTCGCGCGGGGAGAGGCGGTGCGGCTGTGA